Within the Zingiber officinale cultivar Zhangliang unplaced genomic scaffold, Zo_v1.1 ctg66, whole genome shotgun sequence genome, the region CAATAATTATAATTTACATCCTACATCTCTACACCTTATTTGATTGTTGATATGTTCACTAAATTGTTGACAACACAATGATTCCATTCACTAGGAACAAAACAAACTTAATTAGTGTTCCCTATCTTATATGGGATGTGCAAAAGATTATCATATACATATGTTCCATCACTTTTGTTATTATCATACTCCTATCTGTTTCACCAAATGGAAGTCCCTCAGCATGATTTCTCAATTCACGCAATGTGCCATGTAAATAGAGTAACTCATCGTGGGTGTCATTTTAATTTACTCCAAGTGACTGATGAGGAAAACAGAGTTGATGAACGGTTGGTGAGGGATAGTTCCTTGGAGCATAAGGGGTAAGTTAAAGTAGAGTGGATATATGAGCAATTGGTGATGGATGCTTTGATGGGGTAGTGAAGTGATAAGTTGGAGTCGAGGTTATGCCTTTGCTCAAGTGAAGTGGTATGATGCGGCGATTGAGGTGGGACCCTGGGAATACGTAAAAGTCAAGAGAATCAAATTACATGGCggttagaataaaaaaaatggtaaaaaaatgGGTCGGTCTTTGGGGCTAGCATTATTGATCACTTTGGCCGAGATATGGCCAACCAGATTGTTAAGTCAACTAGACTAAAGGTCCAATTGGACACTCATCTACGCAACATTGATGAAGCTTCGAGCTGAGTTAACATACCGCAGAGCCAGTTTTATGTTTGATTTAGAAATAACGTAATTAACTACTCGACAGAATGATCTAACCGATCGGACTATACGTCCGATCGAATCAGTTGGACACTCAATCTACCCGAGCTCTCTAGCTCAATAAAGAGGTCGAGAAAAGCTGAGTCTCCGATTACAACTCTTTGAGTCGACCGAGTGGTATAGTTGAGTTATAGCCGGCCGGGACAGTCGGGAGGCTCGATCAAATTATTAGCTAAACACATAGTGGGCCCCTCAACCCAATTAACTAAATATATTTTGTGTTACGGATGACAGAGAATATTCTGTATGCTAGGTATACATTTGAAGTTTCCTTTCTACCATGCACATAAATTATGGGTTAATTTTGAGAAAAGTGTCAAAACATCTTTATAATCTGTCATCTTTTGAAAATGTTTTGAGATTCGTACATAAACGGTGACACTATAAAAAGGGATCTTCATTTACAGGAGCAGATACACTCACGTGACGCTAAATAGTTTTACATATTCATTGCTACTGTTCTATTCATTTTTCCTCACAGCGATCACGAACTTAAGCGCCGAAGGACTACACCATAGACTTCTTCCCTGATCCGGTACTAACGCTCTTTGTGACACACAGGATAACAAGAAATCTTCATTTAGTCAATATTAAAGCTACCATTTTCAACCAACCATCTCCTCCACCTTCAGGCGGAATCATGATACATCCTCAAAAATGGCTCGTGTCGAAGGCGATGAGCTCGAGTGAGCCTAGTTGTCCAATTCAATCACAAGTAGCTTCTTGCTCTCATCATCTCACACCATGTAACAAAAGGAAAAGTGCAATAACCACTTTATCTTCTTTTATCTTTTACATCATTAATTCTTCTCCTCCGAACAAACCCTAAACCCAAGCAAAGAATCTATTCCATCTTCAAACAAGCATGATACATAGAAAGCCGAAGAGTACtaaatcctcctcctcctcctcttcttcttcattgtCCTTGGTCAACGATGGCTGAGGCCGCTCCCTTCCTTCTCCGGCTCAACAATGGTGTCTCCTCTATGATCTGTGTGCTGCTGCTGCTGCCGGCCTTTCTCCGTACAGCTGCTGCCTCATCATCCTGTCGCTCCTACTGCGGCAACATGACGGTGGACTACCCCTTCGCGCTGCGGCCGGGGTGCGGCCACGGGGGCTTCCGGGAGCTCCTCTACTGCATCAACGGCGTGCTGATGCTGCACATCGCCTCCGGCTCCTACCGGGTCCTCGACATCGACTACGCCTACGCCGGCCTCACCCTCCACGACCCCGCCATGTCCGACTGCTACTCCCTCGCGCGCTCCCCGGACGGCCTGGGAAACGGCTTCGAGGTGGAGGCGTGGCGGGCGGCCTACCTCCGCCCCGACCCCGACAACGTCTTCATGCTCATCGGCTGCCGGCCGGACTCGCCGCTCTTCCAGGGCTTCCCCGCGCCGTCACGCGGGGGCCGCCGCCACTTGCCCTGCCGCAACGTCTCCGGAATGGGGTGCGAGGAATACTACCGGTGCCCGGCGTGGGACGGCGAAGGGCAGCCGAGGGCAGGGGAGGCGGCCTACGGGTCGCCGGTGGGGCCGCCGCAGTGTTGCGCGCTGGAGTTCGGCGCCATCAGGGCCATCAACGTGAGCAAGCTGAGGTGTGAAGGCTACAGCAGCGCGTACAGCTTGGCGCCGGTGCGGGCCGCTGGGCCGGGGGCGTGGGCCTACGGCATCCGGGTGGCCTACTCGCTGCCGGCGGATCAGGAGGGCTTCTGCGGAGCATGCCAGGCCACCGGCGGCGTGTGCGGGTATGACCAGGAGACCAACGCCGATCTCTGCCTTTGCGGCCGTTTCAACTCCACTTCCAACTGCGACTCCACCGCCGGCGGCGCCGGCGTCTCCGCTGCTGGTATTaagctttattttatttttattatattatatttataaaaaaaactgaTTATATTTTTCGTCAATTTCTTATTTTGAGTTGCAGAAATTTCATCAGGATTAAGCTTGATGGGCTTCTCTTCATCGACCATCTTAATCCGAGATCAATCATAcgcctttctatttattttacTATGTATTTccgtttaatatttatttttcacattatttatatttttatgaaatcaTGAAATGTATTagtattttcattttctgttaatttctatatatacacaaaaaaaaaaaaaaaattggagccGTCACATCAGTGGCCCCGCTAGAACCGATCTCATGAATATGAAGGGAGATAAATACAGGTACAAAGTTGAAAATGCATGACAGAGAATTAATTTCTTTATATACGAAATGACATTTGGATGCCCTTTACGGCTTTACTTTGGGGAAATTAGTGGAAGATGATTTTGAAATCTATTTGTACATTCTAAGCATGTCCTCCGTTGCATGTTGAATATAGAATTGTCAATTTAGATTGGATTCGTCAGATTAATctattttatcaaataatttaaaagaattatattaaaattttatcaatccgTCTAGACGAGCTGATTGACATAGATTGCAGGCCCAGTTATATCAGCTCGTGGCAAGTTAGGATTGACTTgtggattaattttttttaaacttaaaattaaaatgaaaattttaacgaGGTTGTGGGCTTGATCTTTTTATCCACAATTCAAatgttaaaatttcatttttttacttattattttttttttttttacaaactcgtaGGTTGACCTGCCTAACTTACAACTTATTTATGCTGGGTTGGATAATGGATTTTTTAGTCTGTCAATATGACAGCCGACCCACCCCACTCTATTGTATAACAAGTTTTGACAAACCAACCAACCCTATTATAAATTGGCCCATTTGATAGCACTTAACAAATGCCACCGTAAGTTCATGCTCACGAGCACGCCGCTAATTGGGTCAAGTCAAGCTAAGTCGTTAAAATGGAGGTttaaattttacttaattttaattttataatcttGAGTTTAATtgaaatttgatttgaatttaatttatttagagttattaaattttcaatttgaatttgtttaattatataatttttttttatatttgtaagTTTGGTTAGTTGGTAAGTAAATTTGATATTataattttgttttcattttttttaatttatttgcaaTGTTGATAAAAGTTTTGTATATAAAGATAATTCACAAATTTTATGATATTATCCACAATTTTTATTTATGAATTGTACCGTTTAACTCATCGAAACATATATATTAAATTGTATTAAtgaattattcaaatttattcatttaatcgaagttattattaaaataactaaacatgttttatcaaataatttaaaagaattatattaaaattttatcaatccgTCTAGACGAGCTGATTGACATAGATTGCAGGCCCAGTTATATCAGCTCGTGGCAAGTTAGGATTGACTTgtggattaattttttttaaacttaaaattaaaatgaaaattttaacgaGGTTGTGGGCTTGATCTTTTTATCCACAATTCAAatgttaaaatttcatttttttacttattattatttttttttttttgacaaactcGTAGGTTGACCTGCCTAACCTACAACTTATTTATGCTGGGTTGGATAAGGGATTTTTTAGTCTGTCAAGATGACGACCGACCCACCCCACTCTATTGTATAACAAATTTTGACAAACCAACTAACCCTATTATAAATTGCCCCATTTGATAGCACTTAACAAATGCCACCGTAAGTTCATGCTCATGAGCACGCCGCTAATCGGGTCAAGTCAAGCTAAGTCATTAAAATGGAGGTttaaattttacttagttttaattttataatctTGAGTTTAATTGAAATTTgacttgaatttaatttatttagagTTATTAAACTTTCAATTTGAgtttgtttaattatataaattttttatatttgtaaGTTTGGTTAGTTGGTAAGTAAATTTGATATTataattttgttttcattttttttttatttatttgcaaTGTTGATAAAAGTTTTGTATATAAAGATAATTCACAAATTTTATGATATTATTCACAATTTTTATTTATGAATTGTACCGTTTAACTGaaacatatatattaaattacgttaatgaattattcaaatttattcatttaatcgATGTTATTATTGAAATAACTAAACATGTCTATTCAAGCTTTTTTATAGCAAATGAGATATTCTTCTTATATTtagataaatattatttatgaaatttaaatttaaaattttgataaattaattgatgtaaatattttattaagtaaaatataaaatttaaagtgAAATTTATGTTCATGAAGTTGATGTGAATATTGTTATATATTTGTTATTTATAATCAAAAAGATCCTTGCCCACTTTTAAGATAGCCAAATAAGTCTAGACACAAGAGTGTAGTGGTTAGATCATTTAAATGATTAATCAAGTatttaagatttaaattatagATGTGTCGCATTGTAGGATTTATTCAGTGATAaatgaaaaatttttatgagaTAAGATTGATTACCTCCGTATATAATTAATCAGTTTGAAGAACTAGACATTTCGAAGAACTATATACTTAGATTACTAAAAAAAGCCAAACTAGTTTATCAAATAGAGTAGTCAAGTCCTAACAATTTTTTTTACTACATCATACATATAATATTGTCATTGTTTCCATGTGACCTTGAGACCACAGGTTGAATCATAAAAACAACTCTCTTACAAAAATACAAAGTAAAATGGTATACAATTAACTCAATATAGTCTGATCCTTTTATGAAACATTACATTAAAAGAAATTTCATACATTGAACTATTCTTTATCATATACATAACACAACCAATTTTCATTCAAGAGAGTCTcaacaaaagaaacaaaacgGCATATATATTTTCTAGGCAAAAATTAAAAagacaatattttttattaaaatagttaatttttttattattattaaaatagtgTCCCCTCTCATCTTAACCTATTTTGTTTTCTAAAAATATCTTTACTTTTTCGACGATTTGTAATAACTATATAATCACAATTACTACAGCTACACGTTATAACAATTATCATCTTATAACTAGTATAATAAAATGTTGATCAATTTGTATTATAATTCGTAACTGATATTGACCAGAGATGAttgatataattataattatttatgatATATTAAGCAGCaggattgataaaaaaaaataatcgtttatgttgtagtagttagaatgcataattgttataatataatattgattactATATTATCAGTATTGATCTCCAGGTTCTATAAGTTATGATTTTGTAGTTGTtggaataatattaaaaataaatttatttttgaaaataaaaatatgctaGACGGGATGacctattatttttataataaaataaaaagggatgTTTTTTTTGACAATTCCGATAAAAAAAGTACTCTTTTGATTTTTGACTTagattttacatatatcaatgaCGATTAACATATAGATTTTACTATAACAACAATAAAAACCGTTGCTCACGTTAAGAACACACTTATGCTTTTGTTTAGAGGAGGTACTTACCATTTTGTACTTAAATCGTATTTTACACACATATATGTTATAAAATATCTTTATTCCCctctaatttttataaaatatatttaaaaaacaaatgtgaacaaatttataaaaaataattatgtccttatatttttatttttaatatgtttTGATAGGGATATAATCGAGCCGAGTCGAACCGAACTCGTGAATGTTTGAATTTGGTTCGTTTATAATCAAGCAGagttcgagttttatttaacaaatatattcataaCTCACAAACTTATCCGATCTTTTATCGAGCataaacgagtttaataaatataaattataaattaaaatatgtatacaaaattaaattatatatttagagaaaattataatattgttGTGAAaagttataattttattctaataaataaatttaatatatttgtctaaaatttataaattcgatatcaaaactattattttttatatttaaaagttgattcatgaacttaacgaacgtgttcacgagaTAACGAGCCTAGTATTATGAAGCTTGAGTTtggtttttttttatcttaacgagcctcattaaaggAGCTCAAATAAGCTTTTATCGAAtagagcttcgaatagctcacaagcggcttgattcatttacaccctTATGTTTTGATAATATTAAGAGGGGAAAAAATTGaattgatgtggaaaataattatatGTGTCTTCGGGTCGGCTCTTTAATTATTGATTGGTTGGATCGATGGTGTATACTaggagaaaaatatatataaaaagataaaaaaatatagagaCATCTAGTGATGGTATCCTTCATTATTCACTCGGATTTGTGGTTGATGTTAGTGTGTTCGCTCTCGTTGTCTTACTAAGTAAAAATTGTCAACTGAGGGTTGATATTGTCAGTGTTACTTTCTTGACGATAAAGGTAGTGATGAATTGAGATGTAAGGTCAGCGTGAATGCATGAGAAATAAAAAAGCTCAAATAAGACGAAAAAAATTCCCCTTCATGTAGGAAAGAAAATTATAATTTCATCTATTTATACAGAACCTTATATAATTATGGATAAGGGCGGATCTAAAAGTTTAAATTTaggagaaagtaaaaaaaaaaaattattatacattATATTTTAAGGATGCACAACGGGAAGACAAAAATATACATTTTaaattacaaaattttattttgttcatataattaagtattaatctTTATATATTATTAGATGTTAGATACAATTTATTGACTTTAATTAGTAAATCAACAACCATGCACatattgaaaatattaattaaagttttgaattatttagaattagctcaaatatcaataaagaaagtagaaatagacttaaattatcaataaatttaATATGAATTTTTCTCcttaataaaatatcaaaaagataaggagataattatcttttataatttttttcgcATTTGACTTTTATAAAAAGgggttaaatgttatttttaaaatacatggGGGCAAAATACTGCTTGATAGAAAATATAGAGGGTTAAAGATATTTTTTACTAAAAAATATCACTAATATTACATTTCAAAAATCAGCTtcacatatttttaaaaattattttaaaaatataatattatagtgattgttgatttttaaaatttaatacgaaattaattttaagataatgCATTGGATtctatagaaattttttattgactGCCGGGATAAATCAGTAAATTCTTTTTGTTTATAGAGAACAAATACGtcctttaaaaataaaatgttgGAGTTAGGCGACTTTTGAAAATTTCATTCTCCGCCATTTGGTTAAACAGAATTCTTTTTGTTTATGGTGACCAACAGTCAAAATCCCTCGAGGAGCGACCCAGTCAGCGAAGTGGGTGATGCCGTCCGATTTGGAGCTTCCCCCGCGCTTGCCCTCGCCGTCTCCGGTCGGCGAGGCGGAGGAGAGGACCTCGTCCCCCTCCGCGTCATCCGCTGCTTCGGAGGACGCCAGGCCTATTCTACTACGAGCGACGCCGCAGGCTGGAGGGGGCGGCGGcggcagcagcaggaggaggagaaaCGCTAATGAATCCTCGCTCCGTCCCTTGCCCTCCCAAACTAGAAGAAGCCAATCGTTCGGGCGGGAGGTCAGCCACGCCGCTGCTGAGACTTACCTCCTCACACGCCTCGCAATCACCCTGCTCCGATATCTCGGGTTTCCCTCTCCTCGCCTTCTTTCtgctttattttcttcttaaTTTGGTGCTTGTAAGTTTCAAATCGAACAGAATGAACTACAATTTCTCTGTTTAACCACCCATCTTAAAACTTGTTAGCTAGCTTCTAATACACTTTTCTGGGCCAGTTCCCATTTTCCAATTGAAATTAAGATGGCATActgaaaaattaataattaatggaGTCTAGCATTGAAGTGTAGCCACtgggggattttttttttttttttttatcactgGAGTGATTTCCAgttgaaaatcatttaaaggaTTGGGCatccaaaatcaaaatcaaaacaaaacccCAAACCAGACCAAATTTAACCAAGACAAAAATCCCATTATTGGTTTATTAGTTcagtttagttttgaaaattagaaaatttttcatgTTTGCTTTGGAACAATGGTAATAGATAAAACCAAACAAATATATTTATGTATACAGGCATGTATTCAATTTAAGcatatattttgatatatttgCAAGTATGAGAAAATTAATCTGTTATTTAATTTGTTtctggttaaaaaaaaaaattaaaagctgTATGTATTTTTATTTGTGGTTTAAACTGAACCAAACTAATAGATATGGTTTAGTTTGGAAGCTTATTGCTGTTTGAAAATACTCAACTTTATTAGTTAAGGTTGGTTTAAGAATTCTCTAGTAATAGATATATCGAACTGTGTAACTCTATTAAGGGCCCTTAATTTGTAGTTGTGATGTGATTGACGATGAGAGGAGACGATATTCATGACTCACTCTTATGGTTCAACACAGGAAGACAAACATGAGTGATTGGACTTGCTATAAGATTTGAGCTGATTGCTGAAGTGATTGTTTATTGCTGCATTGCGATTATCGACAACACAATTTTAGCTCACATGCTTGTGTAACAACTAGATAACAATAATTATCACGTGCTCAAAATCTTTATGGCCTAGCTTGACAAAGAAAGATTAACAATTCTGAAATATGAAAATAAGATGTAGGAGGAGAGAACCAGGGAAAAAAATTCCGAGGCAGAAAGTAAGCAGACTtgctaatgttttttttttctttaggcTTTACATATTTTCCTACTTTCATCAATAATAGGAGGTTGATAAGCTGTAGCTTTAAGATGATGCCAATTCATTTATGTAATGGTATCACAACCTTGGCATGATGTCTACCGTGAAGAGTCTATTACATAATGTAATCAAACATAATAATTATACAATAATGATTATATGGTTAGTAACATTCTCAAAAGTATTTATGGTTGCAATTGATACTACTTAACACTCACCCTTGAGTACAATTGACAAGGAAAAAGTAGCAGCTATTAGTCCAGTCCTAGTTAGCCATTAATTCTTACAATTTATAAAGTTTTTATATACCAGGAAAGTTCATTATAAATCCCAAAGGCTGACTCATAACATTTATGTGGTCCTTATAATGTAtgaaatttgaaatatttatttctatCATAACTTCTGTCTCTATGAACTGAAAAGTTGCCCTTTTGGCAATAGCACCCTCAATGTATTAACTGTTCAATCCTATTTCAGATTGGGATATAGGTGGATCACAAAGTTTCTTGCCCTGGTTTGTTATGCAACTCTTCTTATGCCTGGTTTTGTCCAAGGTAAGTACTTAAACTCATAGCTGCTGAGTCTTTTAATGGCACAAAAACTTATAGCTTGGAGTGTTTCCATTCCATTTCTCTTGTAGAGTATAGCTAGTGCCTATGTTTGTGCTAATTTTTTGTGTACAAACATTCCAGTTGATGACAGCTCTAGGTTTATCAATACTTTTGTATTTAAACAAAGTTGTAACATCTGCAACTAAAACTTTACCAGTTTCTTGTTATAGTTGGATACTTTTATTTCTTCTCAAGTCAGGTTCGAAGAAGTATCGTTTATGGAGATCGGCCAAGAAACAGGTATGTTATCCTTGTTGACATTATTGCCGTTTGCTCGTCTCATGCTCCGTTGAGTTAGCCATGCCTATGCTAATTCTTTTGGTCTTGACATGAATGAAATTATGCAGACTCGATCTGTATTTGCCCCTTAATGTTGATTCTTTGAGACCAGTTGTGGTATTCATAACAGGAGGAGCATGGATTATTGGGTAAGGACATATATAGTAAATAGGAATAGGTGACAAAGTAGCTTCTCCTTTTGTTGATCATTGTTCTTGAGAAGAGGTATGTATTCACTCCTTTGATTCTTGACAA harbors:
- the LOC122037591 gene encoding uncharacterized protein LOC122037591, with the protein product MAEAAPFLLRLNNGVSSMICVLLLLPAFLRTAAASSSCRSYCGNMTVDYPFALRPGCGHGGFRELLYCINGVLMLHIASGSYRVLDIDYAYAGLTLHDPAMSDCYSLARSPDGLGNGFEVEAWRAAYLRPDPDNVFMLIGCRPDSPLFQGFPAPSRGGRRHLPCRNVSGMGCEEYYRCPAWDGEGQPRAGEAAYGSPVGPPQCCALEFGAIRAINVSKLRCEGYSSAYSLAPVRAAGPGAWAYGIRVAYSLPADQEGFCGACQATGGVCGYDQETNADLCLCGRFNSTSNCDSTAGGAGVSAAEISSGLSLMGFSSSTILIRDQSYAFLFILLCISV